One genomic segment of Photobacterium sp. DA100 includes these proteins:
- the rsmB gene encoding 16S rRNA (cytosine(967)-C(5))-methyltransferase RsmB, with protein MNVRAAAAKVIYQVVDQGQSLSTALPAAQQDIKERDHALLQEICYGVLRWLPRLESITQQLMDKPLKGKQRVFHHLILVGLYQLGYMRIPAHAAVAETVNATKNLKKPQLRGLINAILRNYQRQQESLDQQAISHDAGRYGHPGWLLKLLKASYPEQIDSITSANNTKAPMWLRVNRQHHSRDAYRALLDEAGIETDIHPEAPDALKLHAPCDVNKLPGFADGWVSVQDAAAQLSVEYLQPQAGELILDCCAAPGGKTAHIMERQPDTRVVAIDCDDNRLKRVHDNLQRLKLSAQVLCADARHPEQWWQGEQFDRILLDAPCSATGVIRRHPDIKWLRRADDITALAQLQSEIVDAMWQQLKPGGTLVYATCSITPQENSEQVKAFLERTADAELIGSDRQQPGRQILPGEQDMDGFYYAVMRKAS; from the coding sequence ATGAACGTAAGAGCTGCAGCAGCCAAGGTTATCTATCAAGTGGTTGATCAGGGCCAGTCGCTTTCTACCGCCCTGCCGGCTGCTCAACAAGATATCAAAGAGCGTGACCATGCGCTGCTCCAAGAGATCTGCTATGGCGTACTGCGCTGGCTGCCACGCCTGGAGTCGATCACCCAGCAACTCATGGACAAGCCGCTCAAAGGCAAACAGCGCGTCTTCCACCACCTTATTCTTGTCGGTCTTTACCAACTGGGTTACATGCGCATCCCAGCCCATGCAGCGGTTGCCGAAACGGTCAATGCCACCAAGAACCTGAAAAAACCGCAGCTACGCGGCCTGATCAATGCCATTTTGCGTAACTACCAGCGTCAGCAGGAAAGTCTCGACCAGCAAGCTATCAGCCATGATGCCGGCCGTTATGGCCACCCGGGCTGGTTACTCAAGCTGCTGAAAGCGAGTTACCCAGAGCAGATCGACAGCATCACCAGCGCCAACAACACCAAGGCGCCGATGTGGCTTCGGGTCAACCGCCAGCACCACAGCCGCGATGCCTATCGCGCGCTGCTCGACGAGGCCGGAATCGAAACCGATATCCACCCGGAAGCACCGGATGCCCTCAAGCTCCATGCACCGTGCGATGTCAACAAGCTGCCGGGCTTTGCGGATGGCTGGGTGTCAGTCCAGGATGCCGCCGCCCAGCTGTCGGTAGAATACCTCCAGCCCCAGGCCGGCGAACTGATCCTCGATTGCTGCGCGGCACCGGGTGGCAAAACGGCCCATATCATGGAACGCCAGCCGGATACCCGAGTGGTCGCTATCGATTGTGATGACAACCGCCTCAAGCGGGTGCATGACAACCTCCAGCGCCTTAAGCTGTCGGCCCAGGTACTGTGTGCCGATGCCCGCCATCCTGAACAGTGGTGGCAAGGCGAGCAGTTCGACCGCATCTTGCTGGATGCACCTTGTTCGGCAACCGGTGTGATCCGCCGCCATCCGGATATCAAATGGCTGCGCCGCGCCGATGACATCACCGCGCTGGCCCAGCTCCAGTCGGAAATTGTCGATGCCATGTGGCAGCAGCTCAAGCCGGGCGGCACCCTGGTCTATGCGACATGCTCAATCACCCCGCAGGAAAACAGCGAGCAGGTCAAAGCCTTCCTCGAGCGCACCGCCGATGCCGAGCTGATCGGCAGCGATCGCCAGCAACCCGGCCGCCAGATATTGCCGGGCGAGCAGGATATGGACGGCTTCTACTATGCCGTTATGCGCAAAGCGAGCTAA
- the trkA gene encoding Trk system potassium transporter TrkA, whose amino-acid sequence MKIIILGAGQVGGTLAENLVGENNDITIVDKDPERLRELQDKYDLRVVQGFASHPRTLREAGAQDADMLVAVTNSDETNMIACQIAFTLFNTPNRVARIRSPEYLKEKDQLFQSDAVPVDHLIAPEELVTGYIERLIEYPGALQVVGFAEDKVGLVAVKAYYGGPLVGNALSALREHMPHVDTRVAAIFRQGRPIRPRGTTIIEADDEVFFVAASNHIRSVMSELQRLEKPYKRLMIVGGGNIGAGLARRLEQNYSVKLIERNPERAENLSEMLENTIVFCGDASDQELLSEEHIEQIDVFIAVTNDDEANIMSAMLAKRMGAKKVMVLIQRGAYVDLVQGGTIDIAISPQQATISALLTHVRKADIVNVSSLRRGAAEAIEAIAHGDSSTSKVVGRAVGEIKLPPGTTIGAVVRGEEVLIAHDRTVIEQNDHVVMFLVDKKYIPDVERLFQPSPFFL is encoded by the coding sequence ATGAAAATTATCATTCTCGGAGCCGGACAGGTCGGCGGCACACTCGCCGAAAACTTGGTTGGCGAGAACAACGATATCACTATCGTCGATAAGGACCCTGAGCGCCTGCGCGAGCTGCAAGACAAATATGATCTGCGTGTCGTACAGGGCTTTGCCAGCCATCCCCGCACCCTGCGCGAGGCAGGGGCACAGGATGCCGACATGCTGGTCGCGGTCACCAACTCCGATGAAACCAATATGATCGCCTGCCAGATCGCCTTTACCCTGTTCAACACCCCGAACCGAGTGGCGCGAATCCGCTCGCCGGAGTACCTCAAGGAAAAGGACCAGCTGTTCCAGTCCGACGCCGTACCGGTCGATCACCTAATCGCGCCGGAAGAGCTGGTAACCGGTTATATCGAACGCCTGATCGAGTACCCGGGCGCCCTGCAGGTGGTAGGCTTTGCCGAAGACAAAGTAGGACTGGTTGCAGTCAAAGCCTACTACGGCGGTCCGCTGGTCGGTAATGCCCTGTCAGCACTGCGCGAACATATGCCGCATGTCGACACCCGGGTTGCCGCAATTTTCCGCCAGGGCCGGCCTATCCGCCCTCGCGGTACCACTATTATCGAAGCCGACGACGAAGTGTTCTTCGTTGCCGCCAGCAATCATATCCGCTCGGTAATGAGCGAGCTGCAGCGCCTCGAGAAACCCTACAAGCGCCTGATGATTGTCGGCGGGGGGAATATCGGTGCCGGCCTGGCCCGCCGCCTCGAGCAGAATTACAGCGTCAAGCTGATCGAGCGCAATCCGGAGCGGGCGGAAAACCTGTCCGAGATGCTGGAAAACACCATCGTGTTCTGTGGAGATGCCTCCGATCAGGAACTGCTGAGCGAAGAGCACATCGAGCAGATCGACGTGTTCATTGCCGTTACCAACGATGACGAAGCCAACATCATGTCGGCCATGCTGGCCAAGCGGATGGGGGCCAAGAAGGTCATGGTGCTAATCCAGCGCGGGGCCTACGTCGATCTGGTCCAGGGCGGGACGATTGATATTGCGATCTCGCCACAGCAGGCCACGATATCTGCCTTGCTGACCCACGTCCGCAAAGCCGATATCGTCAATGTTTCCTCGCTACGCCGCGGGGCAGCCGAAGCCATCGAGGCCATTGCCCACGGTGACTCGAGCACCTCCAAGGTGGTCGGCAGGGCCGTCGGCGAAATCAAGCTGCCGCCGGGTACCACCATCGGTGCGGTTGTCCGCGGTGAAGAGGTACTGATTGCCCATGACCGGACCGTGATCGAACAAAACGACCACGTGGTAATGTTCCTGGTCGACAAGAAATACATCCCAGACGTCGAACGCCTGTTCCAACCTAGCCCGTTCTTCCTGTAG
- a CDS encoding TrkH family potassium uptake protein, giving the protein MVNFRPILFVIGLVLSKIALFMYVPTLVAFATGTEGFIDFATAVLITHVVAFLCLTFGRTSEFKLGVRDMFLITTLVWTIASAFAALPFVFINHISFTDAYFETMSGITTTGSTVLSGLDDMAPSILLWRSTLQWLGGIGFIVMGVAILPMLNVGGMRLFQTESSDWSDKSSPRTKSVAKNIVNVYLSLTGLCFLGYLLTGMNTFDAINHAFTTLSTGGYSTSDGSMNHFSNSAHWVAIVFMFAGGLPFLLFVQALRKREARTLLSDAQVRGFTLLVLAAGLAVALWLTWQLDYRFIDAFRVSLFNIISVVTTTGFGLDDFTAWGPFPTIVFAFIMLVGGCSGSTAGGIKIFRFQVAFALLRKQMMQLIHPSGVFIQRYNGRPVTDGIVRSVVAFALTFVLTIVVVAAVLGMQGLDAVTSITGAVTAVANVGPGMGDVIGPTGNFATLPDLAKWTLSFGMLMGRLEILTVLVVFFPAFWRN; this is encoded by the coding sequence ATGGTCAACTTTCGTCCCATTCTGTTCGTGATAGGGCTGGTCTTATCTAAGATCGCCCTGTTCATGTATGTCCCGACCCTGGTGGCCTTCGCCACCGGGACCGAGGGATTTATCGACTTCGCCACCGCGGTTCTGATCACCCATGTGGTGGCGTTCCTGTGCCTGACATTCGGCCGTACCAGCGAGTTCAAACTCGGGGTACGGGATATGTTCCTGATCACTACCTTGGTGTGGACCATTGCCAGTGCCTTTGCCGCCTTGCCGTTTGTCTTTATCAACCATATTAGCTTCACCGATGCCTATTTCGAAACCATGTCGGGGATCACCACCACCGGCTCGACGGTACTGAGCGGCTTGGATGATATGGCTCCTAGTATTTTACTCTGGCGCTCCACCTTGCAGTGGCTGGGCGGGATCGGCTTTATCGTGATGGGGGTGGCCATCCTGCCGATGCTCAACGTCGGTGGTATGCGCCTGTTCCAGACTGAGTCCTCCGACTGGTCAGATAAAAGCTCGCCGCGGACCAAAAGCGTGGCCAAGAACATCGTTAATGTCTACCTCAGCCTGACCGGCCTGTGTTTCCTCGGTTACCTGCTGACTGGCATGAACACCTTCGATGCCATCAACCATGCCTTTACCACCCTGTCGACCGGGGGCTACTCGACCTCGGACGGTTCAATGAACCACTTCTCCAACAGTGCCCACTGGGTGGCGATAGTGTTCATGTTTGCCGGTGGTTTGCCGTTCCTGCTGTTTGTCCAGGCGCTGCGCAAACGAGAGGCCCGCACCTTACTGAGTGATGCCCAAGTAAGGGGATTCACCCTCTTGGTGCTCGCCGCCGGGCTTGCCGTTGCGCTGTGGTTAACCTGGCAGTTGGACTACCGCTTTATCGACGCCTTCCGGGTCTCGCTGTTCAATATTATTTCGGTGGTCACCACCACCGGCTTCGGCCTCGATGATTTCACCGCCTGGGGACCATTCCCGACCATAGTGTTCGCCTTCATCATGCTGGTCGGCGGCTGCTCGGGTTCGACGGCAGGCGGGATCAAGATCTTCCGTTTCCAGGTCGCTTTCGCCCTGCTGCGCAAGCAGATGATGCAGCTGATCCACCCTTCGGGGGTGTTTATCCAGCGCTATAACGGCCGCCCGGTAACCGATGGGATTGTTCGCTCGGTGGTTGCCTTCGCCCTGACCTTTGTCCTTACCATCGTCGTGGTAGCCGCTGTCCTCGGTATGCAAGGGTTGGATGCCGTCACCAGTATTACCGGTGCTGTCACCGCCGTGGCCAACGTCGGCCCGGGCATGGGCGATGTGATAGGCCCGACCGGCAACTTTGCTACCTTGCCCGATCTGGCCAAGTGGACCCTGAGCTTCGGCATGCTGATGGGAAGGCTGGAAATCCTGACCGTACTGGTCGTGTTCTTCCCGGCATTCTGGCGCAACTAG
- a CDS encoding hemolysin III family protein has product MAEQVLTGSGYSVTEEVANSVSHGLGMVFGIIGLVLLLMQAVSAGADALSITSLSIYGASMILLYLASTLYHAIPFERAKRALKTFDHCAIYLLIAGTYTPFLLISLRTPLAITLMVVIWTIALIGIVLKIAFVYRFKRLSLATYLIMGWLSLIAIYPLAMSLATGGLVLLAAGGIVYSVGVVFYVNKRIPYNHAIWHLFVLGGTVCHFLAIYFYVKPV; this is encoded by the coding sequence ATGGCAGAGCAGGTGTTAACCGGATCGGGGTATTCGGTGACGGAGGAAGTGGCAAACAGTGTGAGCCATGGCCTAGGCATGGTGTTTGGGATTATTGGCCTGGTCCTGTTGCTGATGCAGGCGGTCAGTGCAGGTGCTGATGCGCTGAGTATCACCAGCCTGAGTATTTATGGTGCCAGTATGATTTTGCTCTATTTGGCATCGACCCTGTATCACGCGATCCCGTTCGAGCGGGCCAAGCGGGCATTGAAGACCTTTGACCATTGTGCCATCTACTTGCTGATTGCTGGCACCTATACCCCGTTTCTTCTTATATCGCTGCGAACGCCGCTTGCCATTACCTTGATGGTGGTGATCTGGACCATTGCGCTGATTGGCATTGTACTGAAAATCGCCTTTGTCTATCGCTTCAAGCGGCTGTCATTGGCAACCTACCTGATTATGGGATGGCTGTCGCTGATAGCCATCTACCCGTTGGCGATGTCCTTGGCCACCGGCGGCTTGGTACTGCTGGCGGCTGGGGGCATTGTTTATTCTGTCGGGGTGGTGTTCTATGTCAACAAGCGCATCCCCTATAACCACGCTATTTGGCATTTGTTCGTGCTGGGCGGCACCGTCTGCCATTTCTTGGCGATTTACTTCTACGTCAAGCCGGTCTGA
- a CDS encoding sporulation protein produces MSLFRKSLASLGIGSARVDTVLPQGVLIPGEPLAVDVQVHGGKVEQQIDNIHLFLCCRYEDEVETSRGDSQHRKEKITQICRLAEWSLPYSFVIGANEERHFEVSLSLPFNTPITIGDSHVWLETHLDMPLAFDAKDKDLLTVRPDPLLDGVFSALELAGLRIRQVECEAAKGFALPFVQEFEFVPVSGPYHGRWRELEVVVYRDESGLQMWFEIDRRQRGFNGMLAGLLGRGELERYCEIPASLHPQQAGERVLAFLDQTT; encoded by the coding sequence ATGTCATTATTCCGCAAAAGCCTAGCCAGCCTTGGTATTGGTTCGGCTCGGGTCGATACCGTGCTGCCGCAAGGGGTTTTGATCCCGGGGGAGCCCCTGGCGGTCGATGTGCAGGTCCATGGGGGGAAGGTGGAGCAGCAAATCGATAATATCCACCTGTTCCTGTGTTGCCGCTACGAGGATGAAGTGGAGACCAGCCGGGGGGATAGCCAGCACCGCAAGGAAAAAATTACCCAGATCTGCCGACTGGCCGAGTGGTCCCTGCCCTATTCGTTTGTCATCGGTGCCAACGAGGAGCGCCACTTTGAGGTCAGCTTGTCGCTGCCTTTCAATACCCCTATCACCATCGGTGACTCCCATGTCTGGCTTGAAACGCACCTCGACATGCCGCTGGCTTTCGATGCCAAGGACAAAGACTTGCTAACGGTGAGGCCCGATCCCCTCTTGGATGGAGTGTTCTCGGCCCTCGAGCTTGCTGGCCTGCGGATCCGCCAGGTCGAATGCGAGGCGGCCAAAGGGTTTGCCCTGCCATTTGTTCAAGAGTTTGAGTTTGTTCCGGTATCTGGGCCATACCATGGTCGATGGCGTGAACTGGAAGTCGTGGTCTACCGTGATGAATCGGGCCTGCAGATGTGGTTTGAAATCGACCGCCGTCAGCGTGGTTTCAACGGTATGTTGGCGGGGTTGCTTGGCCGTGGCGAGCTGGAGCGCTACTGTGAGATCCCGGCCAGCCTCCATCCGCAGCAGGCTGGCGAGCGGGTATTGGCCTTTTTAGATCAAACAACCTAA
- a CDS encoding FadR/GntR family transcriptional regulator, translated as MDHDQQRRVTSRNLSYKLAESIGQQILRGETAPGDILPGEVELGEMYGVSRTAIREAIKMLAAKGMVLPRPRIGTRVLPKRNWNYLDQDLLAWLNFEQQGDLVSEFQRVRISLEPEAAALTALNASEADREELCRLMAEMHALGEQFDQERWVDVDTRYHQLIYFASGNHFISPFGNLFKAVFESYFRVITREKLLKLELHQRVVDGIMARDPEAARLATIELLR; from the coding sequence ATGGATCACGATCAACAGCGACGGGTCACCAGCCGTAATCTGTCGTATAAACTGGCAGAATCAATCGGCCAACAGATCTTGCGCGGGGAAACGGCACCAGGTGATATTTTGCCGGGGGAAGTAGAACTGGGTGAAATGTACGGGGTAAGCCGGACCGCGATTCGAGAAGCAATCAAAATGCTCGCGGCCAAGGGGATGGTATTGCCCCGCCCGCGTATCGGTACCCGGGTGTTGCCGAAGCGCAATTGGAATTACCTGGATCAGGACTTGTTGGCCTGGCTTAACTTCGAGCAGCAAGGTGATCTGGTGTCTGAGTTCCAGCGGGTCAGGATCTCCCTGGAGCCAGAGGCCGCGGCCCTGACGGCCCTCAATGCCAGCGAGGCTGATCGCGAGGAACTCTGCCGCCTGATGGCAGAGATGCATGCCCTGGGCGAGCAGTTCGATCAGGAACGTTGGGTTGACGTCGATACCCGCTACCATCAGCTGATTTATTTTGCGTCGGGCAATCATTTCATCAGCCCGTTCGGCAACCTGTTCAAAGCGGTATTCGAAAGCTATTTCAGGGTGATCACCCGGGAGAAGCTGCTGAAACTGGAACTGCACCAGAGGGTGGTGGACGGGATTATGGCTCGCGATCCGGAAGCGGCCAGGCTGGCTACGATTGAGCTGCTGCGCTAG
- a CDS encoding YihD family protein → MKTHRVNEMIELIHPEWLKEPDLNLVQFLLKLAEEAKFEGKLEDLTDDVLIYHLKMRNSEKQEMIPGIAKDCEDDFKTAILRARGIIK, encoded by the coding sequence ATGAAGACCCATCGCGTCAATGAAATGATTGAGCTCATTCACCCTGAATGGCTCAAGGAGCCGGATCTAAACTTAGTCCAGTTTCTGTTGAAACTGGCCGAAGAAGCCAAGTTCGAAGGCAAACTGGAAGATCTGACCGACGACGTGCTGATTTACCACCTGAAGATGCGCAACAGCGAGAAACAGGAAATGATCCCAGGTATCGCCAAAGACTGCGAAGACGATTTCAAAACCGCTATCTTGCGTGCCCGCGGCATCATCAAGTGA
- the ccoG gene encoding cytochrome c oxidase accessory protein CcoG — MTQEKIKIKDVTPPAFNPKTHKGGADRFNPGNRIYVRAAKGVYQQLRRRMGWLLMLLFMGLPWIPYGDRQAILLDIGQQQFNFFGTTLWPQDLTLLATLFMIAAFALFFVTTFLGRVWCGYFCPQTVWTFIYIWFEEKLEGPANKRRKQDSMRPTAKLIGRKVLKHLAWLAVALATGLTFVGYFLPIKSLVVDFFTFGTSFWAGFWVLFFTGCTYANAGWMRSIVCIHMCPYARFQSAMFDKDTYIVGYDEARGEARGPRPRKKDPKALGLGDCIDCNLCVQVCPTGIDIRDGLQYECINCGACVDACDETMARMGYDQRLISYTTEHKLEGHSTHVMRPKLIGYGGVMVAMIGLFFYLLASVQPMGLDVIRDRSQLFRVNNQGLVENTYTLKVLNKTQQDTRYTLSVSGIEEIEWYGPQQINVEAGEIFTLPVSLGVDPYLLQGKIAEITFTLTRESDGSQIHTESRFIGELR, encoded by the coding sequence ATGACCCAAGAGAAAATCAAGATAAAGGATGTCACTCCGCCGGCCTTCAACCCGAAGACCCACAAAGGGGGAGCAGACCGCTTCAACCCCGGCAACCGGATTTATGTCCGGGCCGCCAAGGGGGTATACCAACAGCTTCGCCGCCGCATGGGCTGGCTGCTGATGCTGCTGTTTATGGGGCTGCCCTGGATCCCCTATGGCGACCGCCAGGCCATCCTGCTCGATATCGGCCAGCAGCAGTTCAACTTTTTCGGCACCACCCTGTGGCCACAGGATCTGACCTTGCTGGCTACCCTGTTCATGATTGCAGCCTTTGCCCTGTTTTTCGTCACCACGTTCCTCGGCCGGGTTTGGTGTGGCTACTTCTGCCCGCAAACCGTGTGGACCTTCATCTATATCTGGTTTGAGGAAAAACTCGAAGGGCCCGCCAACAAACGCCGCAAGCAGGACAGCATGAGGCCCACGGCCAAGCTCATTGGCCGTAAAGTCCTCAAACATCTTGCCTGGCTCGCCGTGGCCCTAGCCACCGGGCTGACCTTTGTCGGCTATTTCCTGCCGATCAAATCCCTGGTGGTCGACTTCTTTACTTTTGGTACCAGTTTCTGGGCTGGCTTCTGGGTACTGTTCTTTACCGGCTGCACCTATGCCAATGCCGGTTGGATGCGCTCGATTGTCTGTATCCATATGTGCCCCTACGCCCGCTTCCAGTCAGCGATGTTCGATAAGGACACCTATATCGTCGGCTACGACGAGGCCCGCGGCGAAGCACGCGGCCCAAGACCTCGCAAGAAAGACCCCAAGGCCCTTGGCCTCGGCGACTGCATCGACTGCAACCTGTGCGTGCAAGTTTGCCCGACCGGTATCGATATCCGTGACGGCCTGCAATATGAATGCATCAACTGCGGTGCCTGTGTCGATGCCTGTGATGAGACCATGGCGCGCATGGGCTATGACCAGCGCCTGATCAGCTACACCACAGAGCATAAACTGGAAGGCCATAGTACCCATGTTATGCGTCCCAAGCTGATCGGCTATGGCGGGGTGATGGTGGCGATGATCGGCCTGTTCTTCTACCTGCTAGCCTCGGTACAACCGATGGGACTGGATGTGATCCGCGATCGCAGCCAGTTGTTTAGGGTCAACAACCAAGGGCTGGTGGAAAATACCTATACCCTCAAGGTACTCAACAAAACCCAGCAGGATACCCGCTATACGTTGTCGGTGAGCGGTATCGAGGAGATAGAGTGGTATGGCCCGCAGCAAATCAACGTCGAAGCAGGCGAAATCTTTACCCTGCCGGTCAGCCTCGGCGTCGACCCGTACCTGTTGCAAGGCAAGATTGCCGAGATCACCTTCACCCTGACCCGGGAGAGCGACGGCAGCCAGATCCATACCGAAAGCCGGTTCATCGGCGAGCTGCGCTAG
- a CDS encoding serine/threonine protein kinase: MTQQHGFNFADLNPDLLLDALDSIGIRAESGLLPLNSYENRVYQFVAEDGARYVTKFYRPQRWTDAQIDEEHQFTLELAEQEIPVAAPINIAGRTLHPFQHHRLALFPSMGGRQFEVDNFDQLEWVGRFLGRIHRVGQRATFQHRPTIGLEEYLYQPRQALEQSAMIPDHLKHAFFADLDTLIRELEQQWHCDWQSIRLHGDCHPGNILWRDGPLFVDLDDARNGPAVQDLWMLLNGERHDQLAQLDTILEAYCEFADFDHKQLQLIEPLRGLRMVHYMAWLARRWEDPAFPQAFPWFADAKYWEGQVLAFKEQLAALHEPPLQLMPQW; encoded by the coding sequence ATGACCCAACAACACGGCTTCAACTTTGCCGACCTAAACCCAGACTTGTTGCTGGACGCCCTCGACAGCATCGGTATCCGGGCTGAATCCGGCTTGCTGCCACTCAACAGCTACGAGAACCGGGTTTACCAGTTTGTCGCCGAAGACGGTGCCCGCTATGTCACCAAATTCTATCGCCCCCAGCGCTGGACCGACGCACAGATAGACGAAGAGCATCAGTTCACGCTGGAGCTGGCCGAACAAGAAATTCCCGTGGCGGCCCCGATCAACATCGCCGGCCGTACCCTGCATCCTTTTCAGCACCACCGCCTGGCCTTGTTTCCAAGCATGGGCGGACGCCAGTTCGAAGTCGACAATTTTGACCAGCTCGAATGGGTCGGGCGCTTCTTGGGCCGGATCCACCGGGTAGGCCAGCGCGCGACATTCCAGCATCGCCCGACCATAGGCCTCGAGGAATACCTCTACCAGCCTCGCCAGGCCCTCGAGCAATCGGCCATGATCCCCGATCACCTCAAGCATGCTTTTTTTGCCGACCTCGATACCCTGATCCGCGAGCTGGAGCAGCAGTGGCACTGTGACTGGCAATCAATCCGCCTGCATGGCGACTGCCACCCGGGTAATATCCTGTGGCGTGACGGTCCGCTGTTTGTCGACTTGGATGATGCACGCAATGGCCCGGCGGTGCAGGATCTGTGGATGCTGCTCAACGGCGAGCGCCATGACCAGCTGGCCCAGCTCGATACGATTCTGGAAGCCTATTGCGAGTTTGCCGATTTCGATCACAAACAGTTGCAACTGATCGAGCCTTTGCGCGGTCTTAGGATGGTACATTACATGGCGTGGCTGGCCCGTCGCTGGGAAGATCCTGCTTTCCCGCAGGCGTTCCCTTGGTTTGCCGATGCCAAGTATTGGGAAGGCCAGGTCTTGGCATTCAAGGAGCAACTAGCAGCCCTCCACGAGCCGCCATTGCAACTGATGCCACAATGGTAA
- a CDS encoding thiol:disulfide interchange protein DsbA/DsbL → MFKKILAFASVALLSLSVQAAKFTEGDYYKVLDLPKSSSPVVTEFFSFYCPHCNSFEPIIQQLKKNLPDNAKLQKNHVSFMGGAMGKSMSKAYATSVVLGVEDKMTPVLFARVHDMQKPPRNDNELRQIFLDEGVSAEDFDGAFNSFAVNSMVNRFNKAFQDSGLTGVPAIIVNNKYQVEAGKVKSIDEYFELVNYLLTK, encoded by the coding sequence ATGTTTAAGAAAATCCTTGCTTTTGCCAGCGTGGCACTGCTGTCGCTGTCAGTCCAGGCGGCGAAGTTTACCGAGGGGGATTACTACAAGGTATTGGATCTGCCAAAGTCCAGCAGCCCTGTGGTGACCGAATTCTTCTCGTTCTATTGCCCACACTGCAACAGCTTCGAGCCCATCATCCAGCAGCTGAAGAAAAACCTGCCGGACAATGCCAAGCTGCAGAAGAACCACGTCTCTTTCATGGGCGGCGCTATGGGTAAATCGATGAGCAAAGCCTACGCCACCTCCGTAGTACTCGGTGTGGAAGACAAAATGACACCGGTGCTGTTTGCCCGCGTCCATGACATGCAAAAGCCACCACGCAACGACAATGAGCTGCGCCAGATTTTCTTGGATGAAGGCGTCAGCGCGGAAGACTTCGACGGCGCCTTCAACAGCTTTGCCGTGAACTCAATGGTGAACCGCTTCAACAAAGCCTTCCAAGACAGCGGCCTGACCGGCGTACCGGCGATTATCGTCAACAACAAGTACCAGGTTGAAGCCGGCAAGGTCAAATCAATCGATGAGTACTTCGAGTTGGTGAACTACCTGCTGACCAAATAA